One Mycobacterium marseillense DNA window includes the following coding sequences:
- a CDS encoding TetR/AcrR family transcriptional regulator: MSSPTRWAGVPLKDRRAERRALLVEAAYRLFGSAGEAAVSVRSVCRECGLNTRYFYESFGDTDDLLGAVYDLVSDQLGEVIAAAIEEAGESLRARTRAGIAAVLGFSSADPRRGRVLFTDARTNPVLAARRRATQDMLRQGVLTEGWRLNPGSDPVAAEVAAAMYTGAMAELAQQWLAGHLGSDLDAVVDYALKLVLR; the protein is encoded by the coding sequence ATGTCGAGTCCCACCCGGTGGGCCGGTGTGCCGCTCAAAGACCGCCGCGCCGAGCGTCGTGCGCTGCTCGTCGAGGCCGCCTATCGCCTGTTCGGCAGCGCCGGGGAGGCGGCCGTCTCGGTGCGCTCGGTCTGCCGGGAATGCGGATTGAACACGCGATATTTCTACGAGAGCTTCGGCGACACCGACGATCTGCTCGGGGCGGTCTACGACCTGGTGAGTGACCAGCTCGGCGAGGTGATCGCCGCCGCCATCGAGGAGGCGGGCGAATCGCTGCGGGCCCGGACCCGCGCCGGCATCGCGGCCGTGCTGGGCTTCTCCTCGGCAGACCCGCGCCGCGGCCGCGTGCTGTTCACCGATGCGCGCACCAACCCGGTGCTGGCCGCCCGGCGCCGCGCCACCCAGGACATGTTGCGCCAGGGCGTGCTGACCGAGGGCTGGCGCCTCAACCCGGGTTCCGATCCTGTGGCCGCCGAGGTCGCCGCGGCGATGTACACCGGCGCGATGGCCGAGCTCGCCCAGCAGTGGCTCGCGGGTCATTTGGGCAGTGATCTCGACGCGGTCGTCGATTACGCTTTGAAGCTGGTGCTGCGGTAG
- a CDS encoding oxygenase MpaB family protein, translated as MFLPHQIVGQMINKRLDDTMRRRFFRGMEFAAPVGDPGWFGPDSAVWRVHSHLPALIFGLYCAAFMESLDPSIYWMGMHHSRLIKRDSNGNPISHVPQIDPEGAATRLGHSVAFFIGTAYGSTETAERLATSVRAMHHTIKGTRPDGARYDADDPEWLRWNYATVVWGLATAHEMYHPMPLRGKKLDRYYGEFVRVGHALGGTDLPATKAETLECLESYLPKLAVTHGKAMGTGPNVAMPQAAVDWAIRDTMPKWAKQLLQHRDCNIIERTARRTAVWSIINGINAAAGPTPEFRQAQARVRGGTTVPHTVPSYVPGTDQVRTRSEVELSFQSV; from the coding sequence GTGTTCCTGCCACACCAGATAGTCGGGCAGATGATCAATAAGCGGTTGGACGACACGATGCGGCGCCGCTTCTTCCGCGGCATGGAGTTCGCCGCGCCCGTCGGCGATCCGGGCTGGTTCGGTCCCGACAGCGCCGTGTGGCGCGTGCATTCGCACCTGCCCGCGCTGATCTTCGGCCTGTACTGCGCTGCGTTCATGGAGTCCCTGGACCCGTCGATCTACTGGATGGGCATGCACCATTCGCGCCTGATCAAGCGCGACAGCAACGGAAATCCGATATCACACGTGCCGCAGATCGACCCCGAAGGCGCCGCGACGCGCCTGGGCCACTCGGTCGCCTTCTTCATCGGCACGGCGTATGGGTCGACGGAAACCGCGGAGCGCCTGGCGACATCGGTGCGCGCGATGCACCACACCATCAAGGGCACCCGCCCCGACGGAGCCCGCTACGACGCCGACGATCCCGAGTGGCTGCGCTGGAACTACGCGACGGTCGTCTGGGGGCTGGCCACCGCGCACGAGATGTATCACCCAATGCCGTTGCGCGGCAAGAAACTCGACCGCTACTACGGCGAGTTCGTTCGGGTCGGGCATGCCCTGGGTGGCACCGATCTGCCGGCCACCAAGGCCGAGACGCTCGAGTGCCTGGAATCGTACTTGCCGAAATTGGCTGTCACCCACGGGAAAGCGATGGGCACCGGTCCCAACGTCGCCATGCCGCAGGCCGCCGTGGACTGGGCCATTCGCGACACGATGCCGAAATGGGCCAAGCAACTCCTTCAGCACCGTGACTGCAACATCATCGAACGCACCGCCCGTCGTACCGCGGTGTGGTCAATCATCAACGGGATCAATGCCGCGGCGGGCCCGACGCCGGAGTTCCGGCAGGCCCAGGCCAGGGTCCGGGGAGGCACCACCGTCCCCCACACCGTGCCGTCCTACGTGCCCGGCACCGATCAGGTCCGCACCCGCTCCGAGGTGGAGCTCAGCTTCCAGTCGGTGTAG
- a CDS encoding DUF732 domain-containing protein yields MRILVVLAGLVAVIGAAAPAHADPAGNSASDVSFLAALNKAGITYQSPATAVGVGKRACELMDQGHPQVDVIHNVSSSNPGFTVDGAAQFTMIAASAYCPQHLGQPVTEAPSGATPTGS; encoded by the coding sequence ATGCGCATCCTTGTAGTGCTTGCGGGCCTCGTCGCCGTCATCGGCGCGGCCGCGCCGGCGCACGCCGATCCGGCCGGCAATTCGGCCTCCGATGTGAGCTTCCTCGCCGCCCTCAACAAGGCCGGCATCACCTATCAGAGCCCGGCCACCGCCGTCGGGGTGGGCAAAAGGGCATGCGAGCTGATGGACCAGGGGCACCCCCAGGTCGACGTCATCCACAACGTGTCGTCGAGCAACCCGGGCTTCACGGTGGACGGCGCCGCCCAGTTCACCATGATCGCGGCGAGCGCCTACTGTCCCCAGCACCTGGGGCAGCCGGTCACTGAGGCCCCGTCGGGCGCTACACCGACTGGAAGCTGA
- a CDS encoding phospholipase D-like domain-containing protein produces the protein MHDDRLLTPGQTCWRAARAERFAPIVDAADYFKHVKAAMLRARHRIMLIGWDFDSRVTFERGDKTLPGPNQLGTFLYWMLWKRPGLDVYLLKSNLRLLPAFDGLWFGLAPVSLVNQISSKRMHFAIDGVHPLGSVHHQKIVVVDDAVAFCGGIDLTLDRWDTRAHEHVNRQRRTGGRGYGPRHDVGAAVDGAAARALGEQALARWQTATKQSLAPVQARHSAWPGKLEPTLCNVDVGIALTLPELDDRPEVREVEALNLAAIASARDTIYVENQYLASRTIAEALAARLREDDGPEIVIVLARKGNNPLERGTMDSARHRLLQQLWEADEHDRLGIYWPVTDRGAPIYIHSKVLVVDDRLLRIGSSNFNNRSMGFDSECDLAIEAHPDRSEHDDVRREIASVRNSLVAEHLGMAPGELEEAIAEHRSVHKAVEALRGEGKTLRPFTERTVANEAGPLAENELMDPDHVPRSLSRSVQRFITGLRG, from the coding sequence GTGCACGACGATCGCCTGCTGACTCCCGGCCAGACGTGCTGGCGCGCGGCGCGAGCCGAAAGGTTCGCCCCCATCGTCGATGCGGCGGACTACTTCAAGCACGTCAAGGCGGCGATGCTGCGTGCCCGCCACCGGATCATGCTGATCGGCTGGGATTTCGACTCCCGGGTGACGTTCGAGCGCGGCGACAAGACGCTGCCCGGCCCGAACCAGCTGGGCACCTTCCTGTATTGGATGTTGTGGAAGCGGCCGGGCCTGGATGTCTACCTGCTGAAGTCGAACCTGCGGCTGCTCCCGGCGTTCGATGGCCTCTGGTTCGGGCTCGCGCCGGTATCGCTGGTAAACCAGATCAGCAGTAAGCGAATGCATTTCGCCATCGACGGAGTCCACCCGCTCGGCTCGGTGCATCATCAGAAGATCGTGGTCGTCGACGACGCGGTGGCGTTCTGCGGTGGCATCGACCTCACCCTTGACCGATGGGACACCCGCGCCCACGAGCATGTCAACCGGCAGCGCCGCACGGGGGGCCGCGGCTACGGACCACGGCACGACGTCGGGGCCGCCGTCGACGGCGCCGCGGCGCGAGCTCTTGGCGAGCAGGCGTTGGCGCGGTGGCAGACGGCGACGAAACAATCGTTGGCGCCGGTCCAGGCACGCCACAGCGCCTGGCCCGGCAAGCTGGAACCGACGCTGTGCAATGTCGACGTCGGAATCGCGCTCACCCTGCCCGAACTCGACGATCGCCCCGAGGTCCGCGAGGTGGAGGCCCTCAACCTTGCGGCCATAGCGAGTGCCCGCGACACGATTTATGTGGAGAACCAATACCTGGCGTCGCGCACCATCGCCGAGGCACTGGCCGCGCGGCTGCGGGAAGACGACGGCCCGGAGATCGTCATCGTGCTTGCCCGTAAGGGCAACAATCCGCTCGAGCGGGGAACGATGGACAGCGCTCGCCACCGCCTGCTTCAACAGCTCTGGGAAGCCGACGAGCATGACCGGCTGGGCATCTACTGGCCGGTGACCGACCGTGGCGCCCCGATCTACATTCACTCGAAGGTGCTGGTGGTCGACGATCGACTGCTGCGGATCGGGTCATCGAATTTCAACAATCGCTCGATGGGGTTCGACAGCGAATGCGACCTGGCCATCGAAGCGCACCCGGACCGTTCCGAGCATGACGACGTGCGTCGCGAAATCGCTTCCGTGCGAAACAGTTTGGTGGCTGAGCACCTCGGCATGGCGCCCGGCGAGCTCGAAGAAGCGATCGCCGAACACCGATCGGTGCACAAGGCCGTCGAGGCACTGCGCGGCGAGGGCAAAACGTTGCGGCCCTTCACCGAGCGCACCGTCGCCAATGAGGCGGGCCCGCTGGCCGAGAATGAGCTGATGGACCCCGACCATGTGCCGCGGTCGTTGAGCCGAAGCGTGCAACGCTTCATCACCGGTCTTCGCGGCTAA
- a CDS encoding phytanoyl-CoA dioxygenase family protein, whose translation MSIDDESVTTLEDLRGDLAQRYKRTATGGSSVDSAIAEADMAALDRDGYVIWENLLSAEECAQIRETVRPWLGHTGRNSFEGRRTQRIYSVLSRTRVCDRLVDHPRVLAALDRLLMPNYLLSALQAINIQPGEAAQLAHHDDGFYPIPRPRGPLAAATIWAIDDFTADNGATVLYPGSHRWGKRRPGSADQALPVVMPTGSCVFFVGTLWHGGGANNTAHERLAITAQYCEPWLRPMEAYTLSMPRDLARTVSDDIRRMIGYSIHPPFVGNVDGLHPLRLLGSGPEA comes from the coding sequence ATGAGCATCGACGACGAATCCGTCACCACGTTGGAGGACCTTCGGGGCGATCTGGCGCAGCGGTACAAGCGGACGGCGACGGGCGGAAGCTCGGTCGACAGCGCGATCGCCGAAGCCGACATGGCGGCGCTCGATCGTGACGGCTACGTCATTTGGGAGAACCTGCTCAGCGCCGAGGAATGCGCGCAGATTCGTGAGACCGTCCGGCCGTGGCTCGGGCATACCGGACGCAACTCCTTCGAAGGCCGGCGCACCCAGCGGATCTACAGCGTGCTGAGCAGGACGCGGGTGTGTGATCGGCTTGTCGACCATCCGCGGGTACTCGCGGCGCTCGACCGGTTGCTGATGCCCAATTATCTGCTGTCGGCGTTGCAGGCCATCAACATTCAGCCCGGCGAGGCCGCGCAGCTGGCTCACCATGATGACGGCTTCTACCCGATTCCACGTCCGCGCGGGCCATTGGCGGCCGCCACGATCTGGGCGATCGACGACTTCACCGCCGACAACGGCGCCACGGTCCTGTACCCGGGCAGCCACCGGTGGGGCAAGCGCCGTCCGGGCTCCGCGGATCAGGCGTTGCCCGTCGTCATGCCCACCGGTTCGTGCGTCTTCTTCGTCGGCACCCTGTGGCATGGCGGAGGCGCCAACAACACTGCCCACGAGCGGCTGGCGATCACCGCGCAATACTGTGAACCGTGGCTGCGGCCTATGGAGGCCTATACGTTGTCGATGCCGCGCGACCTCGCGCGAACGGTCTCCGATGACATTCGCCGCATGATCGGCTACAGCATCCACCCGCCGTTCGTCGGCAACGTCGATGGCTTGCATCCATTGCGGCTGTTGGGATCTGGTCCTGAGGCGTAG
- a CDS encoding DUF2505 domain-containing protein, with protein MSRSFDVLTESPASVEQIHAAFGREDYWLARIAAGAAETTLDSLVAEADGTVTVSTTQRIGRQILPGLVAKFVTGEVKIVQTEMWRPDGHRQVRGRVNVSASGGLGSGHADTWLAPMDDSGSQLRAALQVNVKLPLVGGKLEKSIGAGLAEGIPEMLRFTTTWIAENT; from the coding sequence ATGTCGCGCTCATTCGACGTCCTGACCGAGTCGCCCGCCAGCGTTGAGCAGATTCATGCCGCCTTCGGTCGCGAGGACTATTGGCTGGCCCGCATCGCGGCCGGTGCCGCCGAGACCACCTTGGACTCATTGGTGGCCGAGGCCGACGGCACGGTGACGGTGAGCACGACCCAACGCATCGGTCGTCAGATCCTGCCCGGACTGGTCGCCAAATTCGTTACCGGCGAGGTGAAGATCGTGCAGACCGAGATGTGGCGCCCGGATGGTCATCGTCAGGTACGTGGGCGGGTCAACGTGTCCGCCTCCGGCGGATTGGGATCAGGCCATGCGGACACGTGGCTGGCGCCGATGGATGACAGCGGTTCGCAACTGCGTGCCGCCCTTCAGGTGAACGTCAAACTTCCTTTGGTGGGCGGCAAACTCGAGAAATCCATCGGGGCCGGATTGGCCGAGGGCATCCCCGAGATGCTGCGCTTCACCACTACGTGGATTGCCGAAAACACGTAA
- a CDS encoding RNA 2'-phosphotransferase, which produces MATGLKVDPAALHVGSNDMFNAIGEAALDFFNHEDGLAAAAPGWIGSSELALCELAVRWHTRHDHHQLQVDRLGSHVADAMLGYLINEDESARAFRSVRK; this is translated from the coding sequence GTGGCAACTGGATTGAAGGTCGATCCCGCCGCACTGCACGTCGGCAGCAACGACATGTTCAACGCGATCGGCGAAGCTGCGTTGGATTTCTTCAACCATGAGGACGGTCTGGCGGCGGCCGCGCCGGGCTGGATCGGATCCTCCGAGCTGGCGTTGTGCGAGCTCGCGGTCCGGTGGCACACCCGCCATGACCACCACCAGCTACAGGTAGACCGCCTGGGATCGCACGTCGCCGATGCGATGCTCGGCTACCTCATCAACGAGGACGAGTCGGCGCGAGCCTTCCGGTCGGTGCGGAAGTAG
- a CDS encoding adenylate/guanylate cyclase domain-containing protein has protein sequence MDRIIQWMWDRFGPRYLLVCWVLAFFISLPIYSVFISLPIVAFEKSGHWAEIGAVTVGAVVVLACIFILPGRRWSRPAEQWAAGHDVDRAAALEGTYVYARKATARAVWGAAAWAAALAVVVGVMVGASGTRLVQYGIVAAVVVAAIQLVAYHNIVEGAFRPARIALAGDTGLGDSLPRSRPTFARRSNVSVVAATFAYATGGALLAGVSNVSAAPILAIVIGAAMAVAFAVPVTVGFGFSRSLQPIRDLAKGAERVAVGDYSQRLPVVQDDDLGALAASFNRMQAGLAERQRLQGAFGTYVDPALAARLLEQGDDVFTGERREVTVMFVDIRDFTPFAEANTAEDTVARLNALFEIVVPNVVHAGGHVNKFLGDGALAVFGAPNDLVGHADAAVSVAIGIQRLVAERFGGALRIGIGINTGVVIAGTIGGGGKLEFTLIGDTVNVAARVEQLTKATGDAILLTHSCVDALASRPRGLIDRGAHALKGKSAAVQVFTLG, from the coding sequence ATGGACCGCATCATTCAGTGGATGTGGGATCGGTTTGGTCCGCGGTACCTTCTGGTGTGTTGGGTGCTCGCATTTTTCATTTCGCTCCCGATCTACTCCGTATTCATATCGTTGCCGATCGTCGCGTTCGAGAAGTCCGGACACTGGGCCGAGATCGGAGCCGTCACCGTCGGCGCGGTGGTGGTACTCGCGTGCATCTTCATTCTTCCCGGTCGCCGATGGAGCCGCCCTGCGGAGCAGTGGGCGGCCGGCCACGACGTCGATCGAGCGGCCGCCCTGGAGGGGACCTATGTCTATGCGCGGAAGGCGACGGCCCGCGCGGTATGGGGCGCCGCCGCCTGGGCCGCCGCGTTGGCGGTCGTCGTCGGTGTGATGGTCGGGGCGAGTGGGACGCGGCTCGTGCAATACGGGATCGTGGCCGCTGTCGTAGTAGCGGCGATCCAGCTGGTCGCCTATCACAACATCGTCGAGGGAGCATTTCGCCCGGCCAGGATCGCCCTCGCCGGTGACACCGGACTTGGCGATTCGCTGCCGCGCTCGCGCCCTACCTTCGCCAGGCGATCGAACGTGTCGGTGGTCGCCGCCACCTTCGCGTACGCCACCGGCGGAGCATTGCTTGCCGGAGTGTCCAATGTGAGTGCCGCACCCATCCTGGCGATCGTTATCGGCGCTGCGATGGCGGTTGCCTTCGCGGTGCCGGTGACAGTCGGTTTCGGGTTCTCGAGGTCTTTGCAACCCATTCGCGACCTCGCCAAGGGCGCCGAACGTGTTGCGGTAGGGGACTATAGCCAACGCTTACCCGTCGTCCAGGACGACGACCTCGGCGCCCTAGCGGCGTCTTTCAACCGCATGCAGGCGGGTTTGGCTGAGCGACAACGACTTCAGGGTGCGTTCGGCACCTACGTCGATCCGGCATTGGCGGCGCGGCTACTTGAACAGGGCGACGACGTGTTCACCGGCGAGCGCCGCGAGGTCACCGTGATGTTCGTCGACATCCGCGACTTCACTCCGTTCGCCGAGGCAAACACCGCCGAGGACACCGTCGCTCGGCTCAACGCTCTGTTCGAGATCGTCGTACCCAACGTCGTCCACGCAGGTGGGCACGTCAACAAGTTCCTCGGCGACGGAGCCCTCGCCGTCTTCGGCGCACCGAACGACCTTGTGGGACATGCCGATGCCGCGGTGTCTGTCGCCATCGGGATTCAGCGATTGGTCGCGGAGCGCTTCGGCGGCGCGCTGCGGATCGGCATCGGAATCAACACTGGCGTCGTGATCGCCGGCACCATCGGCGGCGGCGGCAAGCTCGAGTTCACGCTGATCGGCGACACCGTCAACGTCGCCGCGCGCGTCGAGCAGCTAACCAAGGCGACGGGTGATGCCATCCTGCTCACCCATTCGTGCGTCGACGCACTGGCTTCTCGACCTCGCGGGCTCATCGATCGGGGGGCCCACGCGTTGAAAGGCAAGTCGGCAGCGGTGCAGGTCTTCACTCTGGGTTAA
- a CDS encoding TIGR03619 family F420-dependent LLM class oxidoreductase — protein sequence MKLGIATPVVTNVAGAALTWEKSATIEDIGRVAEAADALGYHHLTCSEHIGIPSTEAARRGSRYWDPLATLGYVSARTSRIRLVTMTLVLGYHHPLAIVKRYGTLDHVSGGRVILGVGVGSLKDEFDLLGAPFDDRGARADDALKALRAALPTNEPVYDGEYYSFGGLTIDPCALQPHMPIWVGGRTKRSLRRALTLADGWCPYYVSIATAAEWLRVRELPDGFEVVLPADQPLDPAGEPAKTEDALHTIADAGTTTLSARFIHHSLEHYLEQIHALAELHAKTF from the coding sequence TTGAAACTCGGCATCGCGACACCCGTCGTCACGAACGTCGCCGGCGCGGCGTTGACGTGGGAGAAGTCGGCCACTATCGAGGACATCGGTCGCGTCGCCGAGGCGGCGGACGCGCTTGGCTATCACCACCTCACCTGTAGCGAACACATCGGCATACCGTCGACGGAGGCCGCCCGGCGCGGCTCCCGATACTGGGATCCGCTGGCCACACTTGGGTATGTGTCCGCGCGCACCAGCCGGATCCGGCTCGTCACGATGACCCTGGTGCTGGGTTACCACCACCCGCTCGCGATCGTAAAGCGTTATGGCACATTGGATCACGTCAGTGGCGGGCGCGTGATCCTGGGCGTCGGCGTGGGGAGCCTCAAGGACGAATTCGACCTGCTGGGCGCGCCGTTCGACGACCGCGGTGCTCGTGCCGACGACGCCCTGAAGGCGCTGCGGGCGGCATTGCCCACCAACGAGCCCGTGTATGACGGCGAGTACTACTCGTTCGGCGGGCTCACCATCGATCCCTGTGCGCTGCAGCCGCATATGCCGATCTGGGTCGGCGGGCGCACCAAGCGGTCGTTGCGCCGCGCGCTCACGCTCGCCGACGGCTGGTGTCCGTACTACGTGTCCATTGCCACCGCCGCCGAGTGGTTGCGGGTGCGAGAACTGCCGGACGGCTTCGAGGTCGTCTTGCCCGCCGATCAACCGCTGGACCCGGCGGGGGAGCCGGCGAAGACCGAAGACGCGCTGCACACCATCGCCGACGCCGGCACCACCACCCTGTCGGCCCGGTTCATCCACCACTCGCTCGAGCATTACCTCGAGCAGATTCACGCCCTGGCCGAGTTGCACGCCAAAACGTTCTGA
- a CDS encoding TauD/TfdA dioxygenase family protein yields the protein MGLSTTRLDVVDCTPLIGSEIRTDLDTLLSGREAEAIRAVLEQRGVVFFRGLQISDEQQVTIAKTLGSIVPNEGEGGIYKISLDTNVNQRAEYLKGSLFWHFDGSLQPYPNLATLLRAMKLSDVGGQTEFCNTYAAYEELPEADKEAIAGLRVVHSAERSQYYVRPEMSYEEIAFWQKSPTKSCPMVWTHQSGRKSLLLGATADYVIDLPVEESRALLARLRDWATQPRYVYRHEWQLGDLLMWDNTGTMHRALPYAADSGRLMHRTVLAGEEPLD from the coding sequence ATGGGACTTTCCACCACACGACTCGACGTCGTCGACTGCACACCGCTGATCGGCAGCGAGATCAGGACTGATCTGGACACCCTCCTCAGTGGCCGCGAAGCCGAGGCCATCCGCGCGGTCCTCGAGCAGCGCGGCGTGGTCTTCTTCCGCGGACTGCAGATCAGCGACGAGCAACAGGTCACCATCGCGAAAACCCTTGGCAGCATTGTGCCGAACGAGGGCGAGGGCGGGATCTACAAAATCTCGCTCGACACGAACGTCAATCAGCGCGCCGAGTACCTCAAGGGCTCGCTGTTCTGGCATTTCGACGGCTCCCTGCAGCCCTATCCGAATCTCGCCACCCTGCTGCGAGCGATGAAGCTGTCCGATGTCGGCGGCCAGACCGAGTTCTGCAACACCTACGCGGCCTACGAGGAATTGCCGGAGGCCGACAAAGAAGCGATCGCCGGCCTTCGGGTGGTTCATAGCGCGGAGCGCTCGCAGTACTACGTGCGACCCGAGATGAGCTATGAGGAGATCGCGTTCTGGCAGAAGTCGCCCACCAAGTCCTGCCCGATGGTGTGGACGCACCAATCCGGGCGCAAGTCGTTGCTACTCGGCGCGACCGCGGATTACGTGATCGACCTGCCGGTGGAAGAAAGCCGCGCATTGCTTGCGCGCCTTCGTGACTGGGCGACTCAACCGCGCTACGTCTACCGCCACGAATGGCAGCTGGGCGACCTGCTCATGTGGGACAACACCGGGACGATGCACCGGGCGCTGCCGTATGCGGCTGACAGCGGGCGGCTCATGCACCGCACGGTCCTTGCGGGTGAAGAGCCGCTGGATTGA
- a CDS encoding aromatic ring-hydroxylating oxygenase subunit alpha: MSQDVLVTKPSSGHWTDAYPELGRGPVSLEDCVSEEFYEKEREHVFKKTWLYVGRVERVPKSGSYFTRELRFLDTSIIIVRGKDDVIRAFHNICPHRGNKMLWEDDPFEEVQGRAPVLYCRFHGWRYKLDGSLHAATRKDLLLDFDADSCRVPAIQCEEWEGFIFINLDPHNTEPLRSYLGELAHGIEGYPFAGPHQVYRFKVELQCNWKIFVDGFAESYHGPYLHASSFGALTAEARDAFDQPNPFTDALAYQLKGPHRMFSFAGEPSQKTPYSKPIECVMEASAAGPWTKRTDRGPMPPGLNPTRSEKYGFDSYQFFPNFVVIFGSSGFSTHTHWPTGPHSHIFEAEMFYQPPKTHKERLGQELTVTFLNDIILEDASPSEGLQAMLNSGALTHFTMNDEEILLRHLHKVVGDYVAAGEKAKAGR; the protein is encoded by the coding sequence ATGAGTCAGGACGTCTTGGTGACGAAGCCGTCAAGCGGGCACTGGACCGATGCCTATCCCGAATTGGGCCGTGGCCCAGTGTCACTCGAGGACTGCGTCTCTGAAGAGTTCTACGAGAAGGAACGCGAGCACGTCTTCAAGAAGACCTGGCTCTACGTCGGACGCGTTGAGCGGGTGCCGAAGTCGGGCAGCTACTTCACCCGCGAGCTGAGGTTCCTCGACACATCGATCATCATTGTCCGCGGCAAGGACGACGTGATTCGCGCCTTCCACAACATCTGTCCGCACCGCGGCAACAAGATGCTGTGGGAAGACGATCCGTTCGAGGAGGTGCAGGGTCGCGCCCCGGTGCTGTACTGCCGATTTCATGGCTGGCGCTACAAGCTGGACGGCTCGCTGCACGCGGCCACTCGCAAGGATCTGCTGCTGGACTTCGACGCCGACAGCTGCCGGGTGCCGGCGATCCAATGCGAGGAGTGGGAGGGGTTCATCTTCATCAACCTCGACCCGCACAACACCGAGCCGCTGCGGTCCTACCTCGGCGAGCTGGCCCACGGCATCGAGGGCTATCCGTTCGCGGGGCCACACCAGGTGTATCGGTTCAAAGTCGAATTGCAGTGCAACTGGAAGATTTTCGTCGACGGCTTCGCGGAGAGTTACCACGGGCCCTACCTACACGCGTCGTCCTTCGGCGCTCTGACCGCGGAGGCCCGCGACGCGTTCGACCAGCCGAACCCGTTCACCGATGCGTTGGCCTACCAACTCAAAGGGCCGCACCGGATGTTTTCCTTCGCCGGCGAGCCGTCGCAGAAGACGCCGTATTCCAAGCCCATCGAATGCGTGATGGAAGCGAGCGCGGCCGGTCCGTGGACCAAGCGCACCGATCGCGGGCCGATGCCGCCGGGGCTCAATCCCACTCGCTCGGAGAAATACGGCTTCGACTCCTACCAGTTCTTTCCCAACTTCGTGGTGATCTTCGGTTCATCCGGCTTCAGCACGCACACGCACTGGCCGACGGGTCCGCACTCGCACATCTTCGAAGCCGAGATGTTCTACCAGCCGCCCAAGACGCACAAAGAGCGGCTGGGCCAAGAGCTCACCGTGACCTTCCTCAACGACATCATCCTGGAAGACGCCAGCCCCTCGGAAGGGCTGCAGGCGATGCTGAACAGCGGCGCGCTCACGCATTTCACGATGAATGACGAGGAGATCCTGCTGCGTCACCTGCACAAGGTGGTGGGTGACTACGTGGCGGCCGGCGAGAAGGCGAAGGCCGGACGATGA
- a CDS encoding LysR family transcriptional regulator — MEQNLPFDLDALLVFGKVVECRSLSKAAALLGMPKSTVSRKLSKLETDLGIKLLRKNTHQLTVTDLGEKIYSHGVNILAEANGVRALVEGSKLEPQGELRVAIPVFVGIDYASRVGAKFLQSYPHSRLDIRLVDNVVHPVHDGFDVVFGTGPLQDSTLIARKVFSLELFLCASPEFLRQLPEPITAPTQLDTVPFIDCGVGEGPRRLTVAKNKRRHELSPMVRARANNFQVCKQYILHGLGVGAMPSQIIVTSELRDGSIVPVLPDWRLEQLDVYMIHPFQLSFSTLISAFYETACDIITENTARS; from the coding sequence GTGGAGCAGAACCTGCCGTTCGACCTCGACGCCTTGCTGGTATTCGGGAAGGTGGTCGAGTGCCGCAGCCTGTCGAAGGCGGCGGCGCTGCTCGGCATGCCCAAGTCCACCGTCAGCCGCAAGCTCAGCAAGCTCGAAACGGACCTCGGGATCAAGCTGCTGCGCAAGAACACGCACCAGCTCACCGTCACGGACCTGGGCGAGAAGATCTACAGCCACGGCGTGAACATCCTGGCCGAGGCCAACGGGGTGCGGGCACTGGTGGAAGGCAGCAAGCTAGAGCCGCAGGGCGAGTTGCGCGTTGCCATCCCGGTCTTCGTCGGCATCGACTACGCGTCGCGCGTCGGCGCCAAATTTCTGCAGTCTTACCCGCACTCGCGGCTGGATATCCGTTTGGTGGACAACGTCGTTCATCCCGTCCACGACGGGTTCGACGTGGTTTTCGGCACGGGACCCCTGCAAGACTCGACGCTGATCGCGCGCAAGGTCTTCAGCCTCGAACTGTTCCTCTGCGCATCACCGGAGTTCCTGCGCCAACTACCCGAACCCATCACCGCTCCCACCCAGTTGGACACGGTGCCGTTCATCGACTGCGGGGTCGGCGAGGGTCCGCGCCGGCTCACCGTCGCCAAGAACAAGCGGCGCCATGAACTCTCGCCGATGGTTCGGGCGCGCGCCAACAACTTTCAGGTGTGCAAGCAGTACATCCTGCACGGACTCGGCGTCGGTGCGATGCCGAGCCAGATCATCGTCACCTCCGAATTGCGCGACGGCAGCATCGTGCCGGTGCTGCCGGACTGGCGCCTCGAGCAACTGGATGTCTACATGATTCATCCCTTCCAGCTCTCGTTCTCCACGTTGATCAGCGCCTTCTACGAGACGGCGTGCGACATCATCACCGAGAACACGGCCCGGAGCTGA